A section of the Alphaproteobacteria bacterium genome encodes:
- a CDS encoding peptidoglycan DD-metalloendopeptidase family protein: MSVRKVLVVSRVAFFPALLALALVAAGGFGWGPAGAGTARADAPVERQIENVERQIETDRQRAQKIEKQRRRLSAELSELRRQMIATARNLQDNEGKVSALEATLTALNMEAQEKRARLTTSRRQLAASLSVLARLARHPPEALAARPGDPHDSVRSAILLRAVLPPLTEDAAALGDDLHHLAALHDEIEEQRAAVALAARELGGERRKLARLVERKASLSEKLSSDQEKVQERVRRLAEKAKSLKDLLAQIEADRKARESRRAAATTRPSGGQSFQSARGRLPLPVEGRLVSRYGEKDGFGGTSKGLRFETRSEAQVVAPFDGEVVFAREFRGYGPTLIIDHGGGYHTLLVGLFRIDSEEGQWLLAGEPVGTMAPARATGPELYVELRHHGEPINPLPWLADRGRKVRG, encoded by the coding sequence ATGAGTGTCCGAAAGGTCCTGGTCGTGAGCCGTGTCGCTTTTTTTCCCGCTCTTCTGGCGCTGGCCCTGGTTGCCGCCGGGGGCTTCGGATGGGGTCCGGCCGGTGCCGGGACCGCGCGGGCCGACGCGCCGGTGGAACGCCAGATCGAGAATGTCGAGCGCCAGATCGAAACCGACCGCCAACGGGCGCAAAAAATAGAGAAGCAGCGCCGCCGCCTCTCGGCCGAGCTCTCGGAATTGCGCCGTCAGATGATCGCGACGGCCCGCAATCTCCAGGACAATGAAGGAAAAGTCAGCGCGCTCGAGGCGACGCTGACCGCGCTCAACATGGAAGCGCAGGAAAAGCGGGCCCGGCTGACCACATCGCGACGGCAGCTTGCAGCAAGCCTCTCGGTGCTGGCGCGGCTGGCCCGCCATCCGCCGGAAGCACTGGCGGCGCGCCCGGGCGATCCCCATGATTCGGTACGCAGCGCCATCCTTCTGCGCGCCGTGTTGCCGCCCCTGACCGAGGACGCCGCCGCGCTGGGAGACGATCTTCACCACCTGGCCGCCCTTCACGACGAGATCGAGGAACAGCGCGCGGCCGTGGCGCTGGCCGCCCGGGAGCTCGGCGGCGAGCGGCGCAAGCTGGCCCGGCTGGTCGAACGCAAGGCCTCGTTGAGCGAAAAACTGTCTTCCGATCAGGAAAAAGTGCAGGAACGCGTCCGCCGCCTCGCCGAAAAGGCGAAGTCACTGAAAGACCTGCTCGCCCAGATCGAGGCCGACCGGAAGGCGCGGGAAAGTCGGCGGGCCGCCGCGACGACCCGGCCATCCGGCGGCCAGTCCTTCCAGTCGGCCCGGGGCCGGCTGCCCCTCCCGGTCGAGGGGCGGCTGGTGAGCCGCTACGGGGAGAAGGACGGGTTTGGCGGCACCAGCAAGGGGCTCAGGTTCGAGACCCGGAGCGAGGCCCAGGTTGTGGCGCCCTTCGACGGTGAGGTCGTTTTCGCGCGTGAATTCCGCGGTTACGGCCCGACCTTGATCATCGATCATGGGGGCGGCTATCATACTCTTTTAGTTGGATTATTCCGGATAGACAGCGAGGAAGGCCAGTGGCTCCTGGCTGGCGAGCCGGTGGGGACCATGGCCCCCGCTCGCGCAACGGGACCCGAGCTTTATGTCGAGCTCCGCCACCACGGCGAGCCGATCAACCCTCTGCCCTGGCTGGCAGATCGCGGAAGAAAGGTAAGAGGATAA
- a CDS encoding APC family permease, with amino-acid sequence MTRRHDTKQSARAAGSQPDDRSTHYTANSLTLIGAVSMGTGVMIGAGIFALTGQIAELAGAWFPLAFLAGAVVAGFSAYSYVKLANAWPSAGGIATFLEKAYGKTMMTGACALLMYFSMVINESLVARTFGTYTLQLFDVGKDSGLVPALGIGLLTFAFLVNILGNRTIQTLSFFMAFLKIGGVALFALVGLWLSGLSLESISVSPSETTAGGFLGAVALSVLAYKGFTTITNSGGEIVEPHRNVGRAIVISIAICVVIYVLVALAVGGTLTLDEITRARDYALAEAARPAFGNGGLWFTVGFAIVATVSGVIASVFAVSRMLAMLTDMKLVPHSHFGMPGSIQTHTLVYTIVAAMLLTVFFDLSRIASLGAIFYIVMDIAVHWGILSRLRTEIRASSTILITAIVLDVVVLGALLIIKARTDMLVIYAAATGIALIFIGERLFLRRNTSQEDAR; translated from the coding sequence ATGACCCGGCGACACGATACGAAGCAAAGCGCGCGCGCTGCAGGCAGCCAGCCGGACGACCGGTCAACGCACTATACTGCCAACAGCCTCACCCTGATCGGCGCCGTCTCCATGGGAACCGGTGTGATGATCGGGGCCGGGATCTTTGCATTGACCGGCCAGATTGCCGAACTGGCCGGCGCATGGTTTCCCCTCGCTTTCTTGGCTGGTGCCGTTGTTGCCGGCTTCAGCGCCTATTCGTATGTGAAGCTGGCAAATGCCTGGCCGTCCGCGGGCGGCATCGCGACGTTCCTCGAGAAGGCTTACGGCAAGACCATGATGACGGGCGCATGCGCGCTCCTGATGTATTTCTCCATGGTCATCAACGAAAGCCTCGTTGCGCGAACGTTCGGCACCTATACGCTTCAACTGTTCGACGTCGGCAAAGACAGCGGCCTGGTGCCGGCACTGGGGATTGGCCTTCTGACCTTCGCCTTCCTGGTGAACATCCTCGGCAACCGAACGATTCAGACACTGTCGTTCTTCATGGCGTTCCTCAAGATCGGCGGGGTTGCCCTCTTCGCACTCGTGGGATTGTGGCTGTCCGGCCTCAGCTTGGAAAGCATTTCGGTCAGTCCCTCGGAGACGACTGCCGGCGGATTTCTGGGGGCGGTCGCCCTCTCGGTTCTCGCATATAAAGGGTTCACCACAATCACCAACAGCGGCGGCGAGATCGTCGAGCCTCATAGGAACGTGGGGCGGGCGATCGTAATTTCGATCGCCATCTGCGTCGTTATTTACGTCCTGGTCGCCCTTGCGGTGGGAGGCACGCTGACGCTCGACGAGATCACGCGGGCGCGTGACTACGCGCTTGCCGAAGCAGCCCGGCCAGCGTTCGGCAACGGCGGGCTCTGGTTCACGGTGGGATTCGCGATCGTTGCGACAGTCTCGGGAGTCATCGCGAGCGTCTTTGCCGTATCGCGAATGCTCGCCATGCTCACCGACATGAAGCTCGTCCCCCACAGCCATTTCGGCATGCCCGGCAGCATTCAAACACATACGCTGGTCTATACAATCGTCGCGGCCATGCTTCTCACCGTGTTTTTCGATCTGAGCCGCATCGCCTCTCTCGGCGCGATTTTCTACATCGTCATGGATATCGCCGTGCACTGGGGCATCCTTAGCCGCTTGCGTACCGAGATCCGTGCAAGCTCCACGATCCTCATAACGGCAATTGTGCTGGATGTTGTGGTGCTTGGTGCCCTCCTTATCATCAAGGCACGCACCGACATGCTCGTCATCTACGCGGCCGCTACCGGAATCGCGCTTATTTTTATCGGGGAACGGCTATTTCTTCGAAGAAATACCTCGCAGGAAGATGCCCGATAG
- the rpmA gene encoding 50S ribosomal protein L27, with protein sequence MAHKKAGGSSRNGRDSAGRRLGVKRFGGENVRAGNIIIRQRGTKFHPGPNVGLGRDHTIFALVDGEVSFRQTAKGRTFVSVEPTS encoded by the coding sequence ATGGCACATAAAAAGGCAGGCGGCAGTTCGCGCAACGGACGTGATTCGGCTGGACGCCGTCTGGGCGTCAAGCGGTTTGGCGGCGAGAACGTGCGCGCCGGCAACATCATCATTCGCCAGCGCGGCACCAAGTTTCACCCCGGCCCCAACGTCGGACTGGGCCGCGACCATACAATTTTCGCCCTCGTCGATGGCGAGGTCTCCTTTCGCCAGACCGCGAAGGGCCGGACCTTCGTGTCGGTCGAGCCGACGAGCTAA
- a CDS encoding SHOCT domain-containing protein codes for MHNAFRTSVGLLISLVWAAPALAQAHGDREVWWHPAWNWGHMIFGGLVMIAFWGGVIVLIVLLVRWLGVESGHGHESRPTPHRSPHEILQERFARGEIDKEEYEERRKVLSE; via the coding sequence ATGCACAACGCTTTCAGAACATCCGTCGGACTTCTCATATCCCTGGTGTGGGCAGCCCCGGCACTCGCGCAGGCACACGGAGACCGCGAGGTCTGGTGGCATCCCGCCTGGAACTGGGGGCACATGATCTTCGGTGGGTTGGTGATGATCGCCTTCTGGGGCGGCGTCATCGTACTGATCGTGCTTCTGGTCCGCTGGCTCGGCGTCGAAAGCGGACACGGGCATGAATCGAGGCCGACCCCGCATCGGTCACCTCACGAAATTCTCCAGGAGCGTTTCGCCCGGGGCGAGATCGACAAGGAAGAGTACGAAGAACGCAGAAAAGTGCTGTCCGAATAG
- the rplU gene encoding 50S ribosomal protein L21, with the protein MFAVVRTGGKQYRVAPGDVIQVEKLAGEAGETITLDDILMVNDGKTTMLGTPVVKGASVTAEIVAQARADKILVFKKKRRKHYRRLNGHRQEVTVLRISAINGAGKGKAAAGGSKAEADSPAEAGAADGKES; encoded by the coding sequence ATGTTCGCTGTGGTTCGTACGGGCGGGAAGCAGTACCGCGTGGCGCCGGGAGACGTGATCCAGGTCGAAAAGCTTGCCGGCGAGGCAGGCGAGACAATCACGCTCGACGACATCCTGATGGTCAACGACGGCAAGACCACGATGCTGGGCACGCCCGTGGTCAAGGGCGCGTCGGTGACGGCGGAAATCGTCGCCCAGGCGCGCGCCGACAAGATTCTCGTCTTCAAGAAAAAGCGCCGCAAGCATTACCGGCGACTGAATGGCCACCGGCAGGAAGTGACTGTCCTGCGCATCTCGGCCATCAATGGCGCAGGCAAGGGCAAGGCGGCCGCCGGCGGCAGCAAGGCCGAGGCGGATAGCCCGGCCGAGGCCGGGGCGGCGGACGGAAAGGAGTCCTGA
- a CDS encoding glutamate-5-semialdehyde dehydrogenase translates to MAEIGQAAKAAARVLAGADGETKNRALGAAAAAIRARRAEIRTANAEDMALGREKGLSAPLMDRLELTDARIEAMATGLEDIAALPDPVGDVLAEWTRPNGLHIARVRVPLGVIGIIYESRPNVTADAGGLCLKSGNAAILRGGSESFHSSAVILDCLKTGLREAGLPEACLQYVPTRDRAAVGIMLTMTDVIDIIVPRGGRSLIERVLAESKVPVIRHLDGLCHVYIDADADADIARRVAFNAKMRRPGICGATETILVDRAVAESHLPPLIADLAEAGCEVRGDSGVQALDARVLPASAADWDTEYLDAIVSIKLVDGVEEAIRHINTHGSHHTDSIITSDPATAERFLAEVDSGIVLLNASTQFADGGEFGMGAEIGISTGKLHARGPVGAEQLTTYKYIVRGSGQVRP, encoded by the coding sequence ATGGCCGAGATCGGCCAGGCCGCCAAGGCGGCCGCCCGTGTCCTGGCCGGCGCCGATGGCGAGACCAAGAATCGCGCCCTCGGGGCAGCGGCGGCGGCCATCCGGGCCAGGCGCGCCGAAATCCGGACGGCGAACGCGGAGGACATGGCGCTCGGGCGCGAGAAGGGGCTTTCTGCCCCGCTGATGGACCGGCTCGAACTGACCGACGCGCGGATCGAGGCGATGGCGACGGGGCTCGAGGATATCGCCGCGCTCCCTGACCCGGTGGGCGATGTCCTGGCCGAGTGGACCCGCCCCAACGGGCTTCATATCGCGCGCGTGCGCGTGCCGCTTGGCGTGATCGGCATCATCTACGAATCGCGTCCCAACGTGACCGCCGATGCCGGCGGGCTTTGCCTGAAATCGGGGAACGCGGCCATCCTGCGCGGCGGATCCGAGAGTTTCCATTCTTCCGCCGTCATTCTCGATTGCCTGAAGACGGGGCTGCGCGAAGCAGGCCTGCCCGAGGCCTGCCTGCAATACGTACCCACCCGTGATCGTGCGGCGGTTGGCATCATGCTGACCATGACCGATGTCATCGACATCATCGTGCCCCGCGGCGGGCGCAGCCTGATCGAACGAGTCCTCGCGGAAAGCAAGGTGCCGGTCATCCGTCACCTCGACGGGCTCTGCCACGTTTACATCGATGCCGATGCGGACGCGGATATCGCGCGGCGCGTCGCCTTCAACGCCAAGATGCGCCGTCCCGGCATCTGCGGCGCCACGGAAACGATCCTCGTCGATCGCGCCGTGGCTGAGTCGCACCTGCCACCCCTAATTGCGGACCTGGCCGAAGCCGGCTGCGAGGTACGGGGCGATTCGGGCGTGCAGGCGCTGGATGCCCGCGTCCTGCCGGCGAGTGCGGCGGATTGGGACACCGAATATCTCGACGCGATCGTATCGATCAAGCTGGTCGATGGGGTCGAGGAGGCGATCCGGCATATCAACACCCATGGCTCCCATCATACGGACTCGATCATCACGAGTGACCCGGCAACGGCCGAGCGCTTCCTGGCCGAGGTGGACAGCGGCATCGTTCTACTGAATGCCTCGACGCAGTTTGCTGATGGCGGCGAGTTCGGCATGGGAGCCGAAATCGGCATTTCAACGGGCAAGCTGCACGCGCGCGGCCCGGTCGGGGCGGAGCAGCTCACGACCTACAAGTACATCGTGCGCGGATCCGGGCAGGTACGACCCTGA
- the obgE gene encoding GTPase ObgE → MKFVDQAKVNLRAGKGGDGCLSFRREKFIEFGGPNGGDGGRGGDVIAEAVAGLNTLIDFRYQPHIKAGTGQAGAGANRTGAAGHDRVIRVPVGTQVFAEDGETLLADLTMEGQRTVLAHGGSAGVGNARFKSSTNRAPRRTIPGGPGEERWVILRLKLLADAGLVGLPNAGKSTFLAHVSRARPKIADYPFTTLAPQLGVVYAEGEEFVLADIPGLIAGAHEGAGLGTRFLGHVERCRVLIHLVDGTADDVVAAYRIIREELAGYGAGLAEKPELLALNKADALSAAVVAEKHAALARAAGRSADDVAVISGVSGQGVDALIRRAHREIRAARQADGAGSGAERQAAP, encoded by the coding sequence ATGAAATTTGTCGACCAGGCCAAGGTGAACCTGCGCGCGGGCAAGGGCGGCGACGGCTGCCTGAGCTTCCGGCGCGAGAAGTTCATCGAGTTCGGCGGCCCCAACGGTGGCGATGGCGGGCGGGGCGGCGACGTGATCGCGGAAGCGGTGGCCGGGCTGAATACCCTGATCGATTTCCGCTACCAGCCCCATATCAAGGCCGGGACCGGCCAGGCCGGGGCAGGCGCCAACCGCACCGGCGCCGCGGGCCATGACCGGGTGATCAGGGTCCCGGTCGGGACGCAGGTCTTTGCCGAAGATGGCGAGACCTTGCTCGCGGATCTGACCATGGAAGGTCAGCGCACCGTTCTCGCCCATGGTGGCTCGGCCGGGGTCGGCAACGCCCGCTTCAAGTCCTCGACCAACCGCGCGCCCCGCAGGACGATCCCGGGCGGGCCGGGCGAGGAGCGCTGGGTGATTTTGCGACTCAAACTGCTCGCCGATGCGGGTCTCGTCGGGCTGCCCAATGCCGGCAAGTCCACTTTCCTCGCGCACGTGTCGCGCGCCCGGCCGAAGATTGCCGACTATCCTTTCACCACCCTCGCCCCCCAGCTTGGCGTGGTCTATGCGGAGGGCGAAGAGTTCGTGCTGGCCGATATTCCGGGACTGATCGCCGGCGCCCATGAAGGCGCGGGGCTCGGCACCCGTTTCCTCGGCCATGTCGAGCGCTGCCGCGTCCTCATCCATCTGGTCGACGGCACGGCGGATGATGTCGTCGCCGCCTACCGGATCATCCGCGAGGAACTCGCGGGCTACGGCGCCGGGCTCGCGGAGAAGCCCGAGCTTCTCGCGCTCAACAAGGCCGACGCCCTGAGCGCGGCGGTGGTCGCCGAAAAACACGCGGCGCTGGCCCGGGCAGCGGGGCGCTCGGCGGATGATGTCGCCGTGATCTCCGGCGTTTCGGGCCAGGGGGTGGATGCGCTGATCCGCCGGGCTCACCGGGAAATCCGGGCGGCCCGGCAGGCCGACGGTGCCGGTTCGGGCGCCGAAAGGCAGGCCGCGCCATGA
- the rlmH gene encoding 23S rRNA (pseudouridine(1915)-N(3))-methyltransferase RlmH: MALRITIAAAGRLRAGPEQDLFRTYAGRLSWPLETREISARPGLDGEALKAAEAALLSRQVPAGAVVVVLDERGQQLSSPDFAARLGQFENAGRRDIAFLIGGAAGLAGTLREEADLVLSLGPMTWPHLLARGLLAEQLYRAQQILAGHPYHKA, encoded by the coding sequence ATGGCGCTTCGGATCACGATAGCGGCGGCAGGCCGCCTGCGCGCCGGTCCGGAACAAGACCTGTTTCGCACCTATGCCGGGCGCCTGTCCTGGCCGCTCGAGACGCGTGAAATTTCAGCCCGGCCGGGCCTGGACGGCGAGGCGCTCAAGGCGGCCGAGGCGGCGCTGTTATCGCGTCAGGTCCCGGCGGGGGCAGTCGTCGTGGTCCTCGACGAGCGGGGCCAGCAGCTTTCCAGCCCTGATTTCGCCGCACGCCTCGGCCAATTCGAGAATGCGGGGAGGCGGGACATCGCCTTTCTCATCGGCGGGGCCGCCGGCCTCGCCGGAACCCTGCGGGAGGAGGCCGACCTCGTTCTTAGCCTCGGTCCCATGACCTGGCCGCATCTTCTGGCGCGCGGCCTCCTGGCCGAGCAACTCTACCGGGCCCAGCAGATTCTGGCCGGCCACCCCTATCACAAGGCCTAG
- the rsfS gene encoding ribosome silencing factor gives MRSTFGEDLIIRPDEVTAPPEDLLDTTQRSLEDDKAEGVVVIDLAGKSSIADHMVVASGRSQRHVAAMAEHLRERLKASGREISVEGLNQADWVLIDAGDVIIHLFRPEIRGFYNLEKMWGANQPRTEQLAV, from the coding sequence ATGCGTTCCACTTTCGGCGAGGATTTGATCATACGACCCGATGAAGTAACGGCACCGCCAGAGGACCTGCTGGATACGACCCAGCGGTCCCTTGAGGACGACAAGGCCGAAGGGGTGGTGGTGATCGATCTCGCCGGCAAATCCAGCATAGCCGACCATATGGTCGTCGCTTCGGGCCGCTCGCAGCGGCACGTGGCAGCCATGGCCGAGCACCTGCGCGAACGGCTGAAAGCCAGCGGGCGGGAAATCTCGGTCGAGGGGCTGAACCAGGCGGATTGGGTGCTGATTGATGCCGGCGATGTGATTATCCACCTTTTCCGGCCCGAAATCCGGGGGTTCTACAACCTCGAAAAAATGTGGGGGGCGAACCAGCCCAGGACGGAGCAGCTCGCCGTCTAA
- a CDS encoding ribose-phosphate pyrophosphokinase, with protein MMRPLLVTLREDEPLAEPLAKAIGGEFSQLQIRKFPDGETYLRYATSPEGRPVAILCSLDRPDKKFLPLLFAAGTARDLGAASIGLISPYLAYMRQDKRFRPGEAVTSTCFAEVLSRQIDWLVTVDPHLHRRRALSEIYAVPALALHAAPLIAAWIRETVDRPLLIGPDAESEQWVSAVARDANAPHLVLEKNRHGDRDVEVSVPEVERWRGHTPVLVDDIVSTARTMIETVGHVMHAGMQPPTCVAVHGLFADKAYPELLAAGARQVVTTNTIAHESNAIDISGLLAEGIKRITMESNGGALDR; from the coding sequence ATGATGCGGCCGCTACTCGTCACGTTGCGTGAGGATGAGCCCCTTGCTGAGCCGTTGGCAAAGGCAATCGGCGGCGAGTTCTCACAATTGCAGATCCGTAAGTTCCCGGACGGCGAGACCTATCTACGGTATGCAACGTCGCCTGAAGGGCGGCCGGTCGCCATCCTCTGCTCCTTGGACCGGCCGGACAAAAAGTTCCTGCCCCTTCTGTTCGCTGCCGGCACGGCCCGGGACCTCGGCGCAGCGTCCATCGGACTGATCAGTCCCTATCTCGCTTACATGCGGCAGGATAAGCGGTTTAGGCCGGGTGAAGCCGTAACTTCGACTTGTTTCGCCGAAGTGCTGTCACGGCAGATCGACTGGCTCGTCACGGTCGACCCGCACCTCCACCGCCGACGTGCGCTTTCCGAGATCTATGCCGTACCGGCACTCGCGCTACATGCGGCGCCGCTGATTGCGGCTTGGATTCGGGAAACCGTCGATCGGCCCCTGCTCATTGGCCCGGACGCAGAGAGCGAGCAATGGGTGTCGGCGGTCGCGCGTGATGCGAATGCGCCCCATCTCGTGCTCGAAAAGAACCGGCACGGTGATCGAGATGTTGAGGTCTCAGTTCCCGAGGTCGAGCGGTGGCGGGGCCATACGCCAGTGCTCGTGGACGACATCGTGTCGACGGCGCGCACCATGATCGAGACGGTCGGTCACGTGATGCACGCCGGCATGCAACCGCCAACGTGCGTTGCCGTCCATGGGCTTTTCGCGGACAAGGCCTACCCCGAACTCCTGGCTGCGGGGGCCAGACAAGTCGTGACGACCAACACGATTGCGCACGAATCGAACGCCATCGACATTTCCGGCCTTCTGGCCGAAGGAATCAAGAGGATCACAATGGAAAGTAATGGCGGCGCGCTTGACCGTTAA
- a CDS encoding nicotinate-nucleotide adenylyltransferase, translating to MKPRDADTRKNPRARINALLARARTGRPIGLLGGSFNPAHDGHLHITHVALKRFRLAEVWWMVSPQNPLKSTTDMAPLAERMASARALARDRRIVVTDIETDLESVFTADTLAKLRRRAPGANFIWLMGADNLAQISRWQRWTDIFRLMPVAIFDRPGHAFPALAAKAAKRFSKAQLSSRRARRLTRRKPPAWVFLHIRTHPASATEIRRQRRILGQGRRNTAAGDKDC from the coding sequence ATGAAGCCGCGGGACGCCGACACGCGAAAAAATCCGCGTGCGCGCATCAACGCCCTCCTCGCCCGCGCGCGGACCGGACGGCCCATCGGCCTTCTCGGCGGGTCGTTCAACCCGGCCCATGACGGCCATCTGCATATCACCCATGTCGCCCTCAAGCGGTTTCGCCTGGCTGAGGTCTGGTGGATGGTCTCACCCCAGAACCCGCTCAAATCCACGACCGACATGGCCCCCCTCGCGGAGCGCATGGCCAGCGCCCGCGCCCTCGCCCGCGACCGGCGTATCGTGGTGACCGATATCGAGACCGATCTCGAGTCCGTCTTTACTGCGGACACGCTGGCCAAGCTCCGGCGGCGCGCGCCCGGCGCCAATTTCATCTGGCTGATGGGGGCCGATAACCTGGCGCAGATTTCCCGCTGGCAGCGCTGGACGGACATCTTCCGCCTGATGCCGGTCGCCATCTTCGACCGGCCGGGCCACGCCTTTCCGGCGCTCGCCGCCAAGGCCGCCAAGCGGTTCTCGAAGGCACAGCTTTCGAGCCGCCGTGCCCGGCGCCTCACGCGGCGCAAGCCTCCCGCCTGGGTCTTCCTGCATATCCGCACCCACCCCGCCTCGGCGACCGAGATCCGTCGCCAGCGCCGCATCCTGGGACAGGGCCGGCGGAACACGGCGGCGGGCGACAAAGATTGTTGA
- a CDS encoding sodium:calcium antiporter, with product MLSQWSMIVLLVGFSLAGLAVFVSGLRITALIDRLADRTGLGEAMAGAVLLGAATSLSGVVVSVTAAFDSQPSLAFSNGIGGIAAQTAFLAIADLTYRKANLEHAAAELANIFQALVLIGLLTLPLAALALPEFTILAIHPVSFLIPMIYVGLLVASRTVREAPMWRPVPTPDTRRDIPERENPKARSETTGQLFVTFGGLMIVMGVAGWVLAKTGSEVMQRLDLSAALFGALGTAVVTSLPELVTTLAAVRRGALQLAVGGIIGGNTFDTLFLAAADFSYREGSLYHAVGMANYFWVVTAILMTVILMAGLIVRERRGPARIGLESVALLAIYGSAILIQVTIW from the coding sequence ATGCTCTCGCAGTGGTCGATGATTGTATTGCTGGTGGGATTCAGCCTGGCGGGGCTCGCGGTGTTCGTCAGCGGCTTGAGGATCACAGCGCTGATCGACAGGCTGGCCGACCGAACCGGGTTGGGCGAGGCGATGGCGGGGGCGGTGCTGCTGGGTGCGGCCACATCTCTCAGCGGGGTGGTCGTGTCGGTCACCGCGGCGTTCGATTCCCAGCCGTCACTGGCGTTCTCAAACGGGATAGGCGGTATCGCGGCGCAAACAGCGTTTCTTGCCATCGCCGACCTGACCTATCGCAAGGCCAATCTTGAACACGCCGCCGCTGAACTCGCCAACATATTTCAGGCGCTCGTCCTGATCGGACTGCTGACACTCCCGCTGGCCGCCCTGGCTCTGCCCGAATTCACGATCCTCGCCATTCACCCGGTTTCTTTCCTGATCCCGATGATTTACGTGGGTTTGCTTGTGGCGAGCCGTACCGTGCGCGAAGCCCCGATGTGGCGACCCGTGCCGACCCCGGACACTCGCCGGGACATTCCGGAAAGAGAAAACCCAAAGGCCCGCAGCGAAACGACCGGGCAACTGTTCGTAACTTTTGGCGGCCTCATGATCGTCATGGGAGTGGCGGGCTGGGTACTCGCCAAGACCGGGTCCGAAGTCATGCAGCGGCTGGATCTCTCGGCCGCGCTCTTCGGTGCGCTCGGCACGGCAGTCGTTACATCATTGCCTGAACTGGTGACCACCCTGGCCGCCGTTCGCCGGGGCGCCCTCCAACTGGCAGTCGGAGGGATCATCGGCGGAAACACCTTCGATACCCTGTTTCTTGCGGCTGCCGATTTCTCGTACCGGGAGGGTTCGTTGTACCACGCGGTGGGGATGGCAAATTATTTTTGGGTCGTGACCGCCATTCTCATGACCGTGATCCTGATGGCCGGATTGATTGTGCGGGAACGTCGGGGACCAGCCAGGATCGGCCTTGAAAGTGTTGCGCTTTTGGCGATTTACGGCAGCGCAATTCTTATCCAGGTGACAATCTGGTAG
- the proB gene encoding glutamate 5-kinase, whose product MTDDTLNRGPLGEARRIVVKIGSALLVEESTGRVHAAWLDTLAEDLAAWHRAGREIIVVSSGAVAVGRRRLGLTARRLRLEEKQAAAATGQIQLAHAYQNALARFEIGVAQILLSLTDTEERRRHLNARSTLETLLGLGVIPVINENDTIATDEIRFGDNDRLAARVAQMISADTLILLSDIDGLYTADPRRDATARRLEEVSEITAEIEAMAGDAPAGYSSGGMVTKLIAAKIAMQAGCRMAITDGKPPHALARLASGAAATWFRPRATPTRARKQWIGGVLQTEGRLVVDEGAEQALGHGSSLLPAGILAIEGEFERGDVVVIVNRAGRIIGRGLSAYNAGDARRIMGHKSREIEELLGYRGREEVIHRDDLVMQ is encoded by the coding sequence ATGACCGACGACACGCTCAACCGGGGACCCCTGGGCGAGGCCCGGCGGATCGTGGTCAAGATCGGCTCCGCCCTTCTGGTGGAAGAATCGACCGGCCGGGTTCACGCCGCCTGGCTCGACACATTGGCCGAAGACCTCGCCGCCTGGCATCGGGCGGGGCGCGAAATCATCGTCGTCTCGAGCGGCGCCGTCGCGGTCGGCCGGCGTCGGCTGGGTCTGACGGCGCGCCGGCTGCGGCTCGAGGAGAAACAGGCGGCGGCGGCGACCGGGCAGATCCAGCTTGCCCACGCCTACCAGAACGCGCTGGCCCGGTTCGAGATCGGTGTTGCCCAGATTCTCCTCTCCCTCACCGATACCGAGGAGCGCCGGCGCCATCTCAACGCGCGCTCGACACTGGAGACCCTGCTCGGGCTCGGCGTCATTCCTGTCATCAACGAGAACGACACCATCGCCACCGACGAGATCCGGTTTGGCGACAATGACCGGCTGGCGGCCCGCGTCGCCCAGATGATCAGTGCCGACACGCTGATCCTGCTCTCCGATATCGACGGGCTTTACACGGCCGACCCGAGACGTGACGCGACCGCACGGCGCCTCGAGGAAGTCAGCGAGATCACGGCGGAGATCGAGGCGATGGCAGGAGATGCACCGGCCGGATACAGCTCGGGCGGCATGGTGACCAAGCTGATCGCGGCAAAGATCGCCATGCAGGCGGGCTGCCGGATGGCGATCACCGACGGCAAGCCGCCCCACGCGCTGGCGCGCCTGGCATCGGGCGCAGCGGCGACATGGTTCCGACCACGCGCGACACCCACACGGGCGCGCAAGCAGTGGATCGGGGGCGTGCTGCAGACCGAAGGACGGCTGGTGGTGGATGAGGGCGCCGAACAGGCGCTCGGGCACGGCAGCAGCCTGTTACCGGCCGGAATCCTCGCCATCGAGGGAGAGTTCGAGCGCGGCGACGTGGTCGTGATCGTCAATCGGGCGGGCAGGATCATCGGCCGGGGGCTCAGCGCCTATAACGCCGGAGATGCGCGCCGGATCATGGGGCACAAAAGCCGTGAAATCGAGGAATTGCTCGGCTACCGTGGCCGCGAGGAAGTGATCCACCGCGACGATCTGGTGATGCAATAA